A region of the Gallaecimonas mangrovi genome:
GATAAAAGCATTGGAGGTGATGCTACTGTAGGGTATTACGCTGGCTGGGGTATTGAAACCAACTTTTTTAATTTAAGTGACACTTATGTAACTTTTACGCCATTTCTATCTGCCGGATTAACTCAAGTTTCGGTTTTATCAGAGGCTGAAGATGGAACTACTAAAACAGATTCAAAATCAGGATTTTCATGGGCTACTGGAATTTTGATAAAAAACTGGGATAGCGTAAATATAGGTATTGTTTATGGCCAAGATAGAATTGGAGATCAAGACTGGCAACATGAAGGTGAAGGTTGGTTTAGTATTTCTATCGGCTGGGAAATGTAAATCTTGCTAACAATCCAATCAACAAGGACTTGGACTTCACCCGCTTTATCGGACACCCACACACTCTACATCTACATAATTTACCCTAACGAAGCCAACGCTCTTGGGGCCCCTTTAAGTGGAGCGCCGAACTGGCGGGAGTGGGAGCTGACTTGAGGCATGGATGCCGAAAGAGCGGAAGACGCGCCGGGAGCGCGTGTGGAGAGGTCAGCGGCAAACGACTAGAAGGTCGGACAGCGCGTAACGCCGGGTGGCCTTCTTTGGTTACTTTCTTGGCCAAGCAAGAAAGTAACTCGCCCGCCGGGCAAGTCCCGGCTTTATAAAACATCTTGAAAACCGTATCGCTCACGTCACCAATGCTTACCCCAAAAAGAAAAAGCCCCTCAATGGGGCTTTTTCTTTCCTATACGGCGCCAACCACTCACTGACCCCTTTTCGGCAACACCCAATCAGGTCGAATAAAATGGCAGGTATAGCCATTAGGCAGACGTTCCAAATAGTCCTGATGCTCGGGTTCAGCTTCCCAAAAGTCACCGGCAGGGGCCAGTTCGGTAACGACCTTACCGGGCCAAAGGCCTGAGGCATCCACGTCGGCAATGGTGTCTTCGGCAACGGCTTTTTGCGCCTCATCAACATAGAAAATGGCCGAACGGTAGCTGGTGCCGATGTCATTACCCTGACGGTTTGTCGTGCTGGGGTCATGAATTTGGAAGAAAAATTCCAAAATTTTGCGATAGCTAATGACCGCCGGGTCAAAAATGATTTCAATGGCTTCGGCATGGCTGCCGTGGTTACGATAAGTGGCGTTAGGCACATCACCGCCGCTATAACCCACCCGTGTCGAAATAACACCGGGGTAGCGGCGAATTAAATCCTGCATGCCCCAGAAACAACCGCCTGCCAGAATGGCTTTCTCGGTTGGTGCAGTCATAAAACCCTCCAATTCAGGGTACTTTTCATCTGCCCTACTCTATCAGCTTTAACGCTGCTGCCGACAATACGTCCAGTTAGACACATTCTGGCAGGTGTAGATATTCACGCTATTGGGGCGCTGAATAACCGGGTTTGGCAGCGACATCTTACTGACACTTTGCTGCGCTTTAAGGGCCATGTTTTGGCTAACCTGATTCAGGTTGTTCATGGCGTTAGACCAGGCCTGATATTGCTGCTGTTGCTGTATTTGCGCCACCATCTGTTGTTGGCGTATTTGCGCTTGCCGCTCTAACCGAGCCTTAGCAACAAATTGCGCGGTTTTTCGAAACTCGTCACTAAAGGCAGCATAAGGATTGGTGGCGCAAAACTCAGCAAGTTCACGCTCATGGCTTTTACAGAGTTTGGCACTGGCCAGCTGATATTGGGCAAAGCCCTCAGCGAAGTCATTTTCACTGATCGGCAAATACTGCTCGGCTTGCTGCGCCTCTTTTGTAATGTAAGGCACAATGGCATGGGCATCTTTGGCTTGGCCATTCTCCATGGCGACCACGCTGCCGTTACGCAGCTTTTGCGCTAAAAAGACGGGCTTACCGCCAGCAAGTACCATAAACCCCATAGCAGTATTTAGCGTGGTATCGTGACTCACTTCCCCAACAAAGGTGGTGCCATTTGCATAGCGGTGCAACAACCGCTGTGTGCCAAGCAATGCATTTACCTGACCTTCGTAAACTGCATTTTTTTCTTTGTCGACAAAAAGATAACCGTCATAGAGGCTATAAAAGCCATTGGCGTCCAAGCTTAATTCCATTTGCCGCCCGGAACGGTAAAGAGGAGCTTCCCGGCCAACAAAAAGCAGGTGATGTTCGGTGTCATAGTGCCAATACGTTATTGATTTACCCGGGGCACTGTAAGCTTCCAGATCGTAACTGTGGTACTGGCCGATAACGAGCTCTGTCACCCCCAGGCCACTGGCATAGCCTTTTTTACACTGCCCAAACCATTTGGCATGGTTGACCTTAGCCGACAGGCCAGTCACCACAACCCGACATGGCTGTTTATGGTTTTCGGCCTGCAAATATTCAGCCTTGTTTAGTGCCGGTGCTGGCGTTAGCGGCTGGCTTTTTAGCTGGTTAAAGTCGTTGGTGAGTTTTTGAGCATTGACTTCGGGTAGGGTTTGGCTGCAAGCACTGAGCAGCGTGACAACGGCAAAGGCCAAAAACCTTCTCACAATCCATGTCCTTTTGAACAATATGGCAAATTAAAAACAATAAAAACCTATTTGCCTATGTTATCGAATTTCTGCTGTTGATGTGAGTGCTTATCAGCCATTTAGCCTCGTCATTGGCGCACAACATTAGGGTGTTGAATCATCGCCGTCTGAACGGCTGTGGGGCTCTGCAGCAATATCCTTGCGAAAAAGGTCATCCAGAGGGTCGCCCTTTTCGAGGGCACGGTTGTATCGGCGGCGTGCTCTTATATATCGGGGATAGGCTAAGGCTTTTTTGAAAAGCTGACGCAGGGACTCAACCATCAAAACGATGGGCAGCGCCACCAGTAACACGATTTTTTCTGCAAAGCTGTATTTGCGTGAAAACCACCACAAAACCCAAGCAACAGGGAAAATGATGAGGTAGAAAAACCAAACCATAGCCAATCTCCTTTAACGGCGCGGCGTCTACCCCTTGGCTTTGGGCTAGCGCGAACGACAGCATACCTTGGCCGTAGCGTTTCATGGCAATAAAAAAGCCC
Encoded here:
- the msrA gene encoding peptide-methionine (S)-S-oxide reductase MsrA, whose amino-acid sequence is MTAPTEKAILAGGCFWGMQDLIRRYPGVISTRVGYSGGDVPNATYRNHGSHAEAIEIIFDPAVISYRKILEFFFQIHDPSTTNRQGNDIGTSYRSAIFYVDEAQKAVAEDTIADVDASGLWPGKVVTELAPAGDFWEAEPEHQDYLERLPNGYTCHFIRPDWVLPKRGQ